A stretch of DNA from Alphaproteobacteria bacterium:
ATCGGTCCGGTTCGCGGCCTCGTCCTGGCCCTGCGCGCGCCGCAGCCAATCGAAATCCACGCCGGCGCAAAAGACCAGCCCGGTCCCGGCGATAACCACGGCCCGCACCGAAACGTCCGCCTCGACGCGCGCAAAGGCTTCCGTCATGGCGTCAATTACCGCCATATCCAGTGCATTGCGCCGTACCGGCCGGTCGATTGTCAGTGTAACAACCCCGCGCCTGTCTCGCGTTTCCAGTAGAGGACCGCTCATGATTCCGCTCCCGGATACCAGGCGGCTTCGCGTTTCTCGGCAAAACTCGTCAGGCCTTCCTCCGCTTCGGCGGACATTCGCTTCGTGGCGTGGCCGCGCGCCAGCGACTCTGCCGCTGCCTCGTCGACATCAAGCCTCGCCATCTCGCGGATCAGCGCCTTGGTCGCCGTCACCGCATTGGGGCCGTTCGACAGGGTCGCCGCGATCACCGGCGCCGCCGCCGCGTCCAGCCCGCCGGTCGGGCAGACTTCATGCACGAACCCCATCTCCCGCGCCTCCGCCGCCGTGAAGCGTTCGCAGGTCTGCGCGTAGCGTCGGACATTATGCGCGCCCATGGCCGCATTGAGCTGCGGGAAAATCGGCCCCGCCATGACGCCCCAGCGGGCCTCGGCAATCGAAAACACCGCGTCCTCCGAGGCGATGACGATATCGCAGGCCGCCGCGATACCGGTGCCGCCGCCGAAACAGCCGCCATGCACCAGCGCCAGGGTCGGTTTCGGGCAGGCGTCCAGATAAAGGATGGCGTTCGTCGTGCGGCGCGATACCTCGATATTTTCCTCGACCGATAGGGCGGAGACAGACTTCAGCCATTTCAGGTCCGCACCGGCCTGGAAATGGCGGCCGTTGCCGCGGATCACCACGAGGCGGACATCGGGATTCGCGCCCAGCGCCAGCACGCCGTCGAGCAACGCATCGACGACCTCGCCGTTATAGGCGTTGTTGACCCGGGGCCGGTTGATCGTGACCGTCGCGACCCCGCGCGCGTCGATATCGCAAAGGACAACCGGTTCGTCATTCATCTTGCGCCCCCCGTCTGCCAGAAAGGCTTTCGTTTCTCCAGGAAGGCGTTGAGCCCCTCGCGGCCTTCATCCGTGACCCGGATCCGGGCGTTGCCCGCCGCCGTCCGTTCCCGCATCTCAGCGGTCACCGGACCGTGCAACTGCTGCGCCAGCGCCTTGCACGCCGCAATGGCGCCGGGCCCGCCCAGCAGCAGGTCGTCGATTACCGCCGCGACCTTCACCTCAAGTTCCGCCGCCGGTACGGCGTCGTGCAGTAACCCGTAGCGCATCGCCTCTTCCACACCGAACCGCTCCGCCGTCAGCCAGTAGCGCCGCGCGGCGCGCGGGCCCATCACCGCCAGCAGATAGGGGCTGATGGTCGAGGGCGCGATACCGATCCGCACCTCCGTCACGGCGAATTGAGCATGGTCGGCGCCGATCGCGATATCGCAACAGGCGATCAGCCCGGTGCCGCCCGCATAGGCCGCCCCGTTGACCCGCGCCACGGTCGGATGGCGCATTGTATTCAGCGCGTGGAACATGGCCGCGATATGGCGGGCATCGGCAAGGTTCTCCGCCTCGCTCTGGCCCGCCGCCTGTTTCATGTAGTTGAGGTCCGCGCCGGCGGAAAAGCTCTTGCCGTTTCCGGTCAGCACCACCGCGCGCACCGCATCGTCGGCGTTCAGCCGCTCGAAGGTTTCGGTCAACGCCGCGATCAGTTCCGCATTCAGCGCATTGTGGATATCCGGCCGGTTCAGCGTCACCGTGGTGACGCCGCGCCCGTCCGTTTCACACAACAGGATTTCGTCATTCATAAATTTCTGGCCCTTACATCCGGAACACGCCGAACCGGGTCGGTTCGATCGGTTTGTTCAGTGCGGCGGAAATGCCCAGCGCCAGCACCTGCCGTGTCCGGACCGGGTCGATTACCCCGTCATCCCACAGCCGGGCGGTGGCGTAATAGGGATGCCCCTCGCGTTCATACTGGTCGAGAATCGGCGCCTTGAAGGCGTCCTCCTCCTCGGCGCTCCACGCATCGCCCTTCGCTTCCATCGCATCGCGGCGGATGGTCGCCAGCACGCTGGCCGCCTGCATCCCGCCCATGACGGAAATCCGCGCATTCGGCC
This window harbors:
- a CDS encoding enoyl-CoA hydratase-related protein codes for the protein MNDEPVVLCDIDARGVATVTINRPRVNNAYNGEVVDALLDGVLALGANPDVRLVVIRGNGRHFQAGADLKWLKSVSALSVEENIEVSRRTTNAILYLDACPKPTLALVHGGCFGGGTGIAAACDIVIASEDAVFSIAEARWGVMAGPIFPQLNAAMGAHNVRRYAQTCERFTAAEAREMGFVHEVCPTGGLDAAAAPVIAATLSNGPNAVTATKALIREMARLDVDEAAAESLARGHATKRMSAEAEEGLTSFAEKREAAWYPGAES
- a CDS encoding enoyl-CoA hydratase/isomerase family protein, coding for MNDEILLCETDGRGVTTVTLNRPDIHNALNAELIAALTETFERLNADDAVRAVVLTGNGKSFSAGADLNYMKQAAGQSEAENLADARHIAAMFHALNTMRHPTVARVNGAAYAGGTGLIACCDIAIGADHAQFAVTEVRIGIAPSTISPYLLAVMGPRAARRYWLTAERFGVEEAMRYGLLHDAVPAAELEVKVAAVIDDLLLGGPGAIAACKALAQQLHGPVTAEMRERTAAGNARIRVTDEGREGLNAFLEKRKPFWQTGGAR